In Brassica napus cultivar Da-Ae chromosome A3, Da-Ae, whole genome shotgun sequence, the sequence TCTAAAAACTCCCAAAATCTTCACGAGCTGATTCGTGGAACCGTCACCTAAATGTCTAAAGTATACAAGATTTGCATGTGGGAAAGTAATAAGACTCAGGGGGCATGGTGCCAGGCCAAGATTAAACCCTAAGAGATTAGGGTATTATCAAGGCCAAGCTAAATCATCTGGGGTTGGATTGGTTTATGGCAGCACTTCTAGTAAGTATACAAGATTTGCATGTGGGAAAGTAATAAGACTAACCTGTGCCATAAACATGGTTCTTGGGGGAATTTTCATGTAAGCTCCAAGCTTCAAATCAGCAAGGAAAGTCAAAGActgagacatgcttatgtatcCGTAAGTCTTGAAGCATATGTTTGCAACAGGTCTCTCTGGATAAGCATACCCAATGATGTATTCCGTGATAATATTCAAACCCGGAGCctacaacaaaacaaaacccgGTTTAATCATCACAACCGGTTTAATATGTATGTGTCTCTCTCTTCAAACCTGGTTAGTAGTGGCCTTGATCACACCGACGAGAGGAGTGAAGAAGATAGCTATCAAACAAGCCAAGAAAGCTCCCCACCAAGGAAGCTGAATCTGCGTCTTATAGTAAAAACACATGAAGATAACAACTGCAATATTCACCGCGAAAATCGAAAGGAACCACCAGAGAGGAACTTCTTTGTAATTCCTTTTCATGATTTTTGTATGTATATCCATTTTCTTGTTTCCACGAAGCACTCCTTTGGATTGGTTCCAAAGATCTTTGCCGTTGAAAAGCAATACATGGACAACACTAGCAGTCAAGGTGGCGAAACCTAGCCCGTAAGAAACAGCAAAGAAAGTGCTCATGTGGACTGGTCCTGCCTCTGCGTACGCCTTGTGATCAAGCCGGAACTCGTCGTTGATGATGTTCCTTACCTTGTACTCTTGTCCGTTGGATACAAAGAGTTTTCCGGAGTAGATTGGGAAGGTTCTGGCGTGGAAGAAGTCTAGATAGTACGATAAGGGTGTGATTACGTACATGAGAAGAAAGAACCCGACCGCTATATTTGCTGTCGCGAAGAACGGGCTAGCGAGTGGGCTTCCGAGGTAAGACGCAATGGTTGCCCAGTCTAGACCAAAGGCTCCGATACCGAGACCAACTGACCCTGAACCGAGCTGGTTTACTAAAATAGATTTAGGTCTAATCCAACATAGCCAAGAGACGGTGGTCAAGAGACTGAAGAGGTAACCGGGAAGAATATAATATGAGAAGCTGGTGACTAGCGCGATAACAAAGAACTGGTTTCTAGTAATTCCCCATTTCGATTTCACCTCTTTCTCGTGCAACGCTCTGTATATGATCAAAACAAGAGATTCTTTAAGTTTGGGATAATAAAGTTGGATCTGAGATTTGTAGAGcctataaacatttttaagattaatcttaattaaaaaaattgataattcaTGGGTCTGTGTCATTCgactaatatataatattcgGTTTGTTTCAAAATAGTTAATGTTTTGGTTGAAGACTTAgtcacaaaaatttaaatatatacaccACCTTTTTATACAAAATAGCATTAAAAATGTAAACCAAAACTAGTTTAGCTAATCAtcaaaaaagttataaaatatcattaatcaCACTGttttcaataaaactaaaattaatattaaaatatcaaatcatgtattttgaaacattaattttttttcaaaatatcatctatttccgaacaaagggggtaattttttaaaattgaatgtTTTATCTGAATGTGCCTATAACCGGCCTGTAATATATAAGACATAGCAACATATCGAAGTAATCGATATCGTTACCTGAAAAGAGATACTTGAACGAGATTGCTTGGCCACCACATCTCACCAGGCTCAACTAAATGTTTCCTGTACAAaccagcccaaccaaatcccaaTACCTTGTGCAAGAAACAGAATAAAACCTATTAGTTcttatttttttgctaaaaaaaccAATTAGTTTTTCTTTCACAAATCCTTAAACCTAGAAATTCATTTGGAATTAAAAAAGCTATCAAATTTACCTGAGTTGTGATCATAATGAGTAAAGCAGGAAAGAAATCAAGCCTTCTCTTGTAAAAAAGCTTAACAGCACTAAGAATATGACTAGCGTAAACAGCTCCGGAGCCTGAGTTTGCGAACACAGTTATAAGAACATGTTCTTTGGTACTAAACGGACCAGGATTCATCGTGAAAGACCACCTAGTCCCTTGGAAAAATCTCCTTGTCGGAAGAACCTTAGCCATGAGATGACCAATGGGAACAACAGCAATCTGAGCAGACACAGATGAGATGGTCAAAGGGTTGGTTCTGTACCAAAAGAACTGGTTGACAAATGACAAGAGGACGCACGCGGCTATGCCCAAAACCCACATCCTGAATGTAACCGTCGGTGCAGTTGGATCATCGGTTTTAGGCACGGTTAACTCCACTTGTGGAACTATACTTATTTCATCGTCGGCGTAAGGATCAGATTCCGACTCAAGTCCCGATCTTATCTCTGTCATGTCTCTCATTGGTCTTCAAAAACACAATGCTTTGTCTCTCTGCTATggataaaaataagataaacgTAATGTTATAAGTTTGTGTGGACCGTGTGTTTATGTAACCGTTCTTGAGATTCTCTTAAAATATGCAAATACATATACGCTCACATTCATGTAAATATCATATACACAAAGGATAAACCACAataaagatagatagataagatACTCACATACTGAAGAGTTTTCTTCCTCAAGTTGTGGTTGATTTGAGATCTTGATTgagttatattattttcttttgggtgcataaaaataataagattGTTTAGACTTTATAGTAATTTTGGTATCATATCTTTACAGAGCTTTTACATAAAAGGAAGTATGATACGGATTGAATTGGATTATTATTCATATCAGACCTTTATTTTGGTGTTGATGACCATTGACTGTAATAAAGATGTAAGGaaactttcttcttttttgtgcacagacgtaaggaaacttattttttttaactagtgGAGTAAAATGTTTCGTTTTGGTTAATAAATCTGAAATCATCAACTTTATATGTGCCAAAcgaataaattaattattaaataagcTGCAAAGTTATTCCCATTTACATAGgagtttttgtaaaatatattgtttttttaataatctggATTAATATCCAATCCTGAAAGGCCGATTAATCTAATAATCTTATGGAGGGGGACCTACCGATGATACAAAAGCTCGGTTGCTGTATGTGAGAGTTAGATAGCCACCCTATCTGACCACATTCAGACGGATAAATCTAAGTAGTAGGTTTCAGATCCGGAGCTTAGCACTTTTCCGAGCATGCCATACCACCCAATACACCTGCGTGGTCAAAATGTTtctttttggttaagaaatcttAAATCATTAGCTTTATATGTGCCAAATGTTTGATTCTGATAAGAGAATCTTACTAAAATGTTTTATTCAATGACTCTTAAAGACGAGGAGTGAGAAAagtaaaaacattaattaagtTTGAATGTTATCATCTAAATTTACATGTAGTTATGTAGTCGTACTGAATAAATATAGTCTTAAATACAAATTCGATAAGAACAGTCTAACGCAACGCATTATCATTTACTAACGTATTACGTATACATTAATTACTTCAACGtgattggaattttttttttaaaagttgtgtTAGAAATGACAAAGCTTGTATGGTCCGAGAGATTTTAGGCcat encodes:
- the LOC106443363 gene encoding oligopeptide transporter 8-like, with product MRDMTEIRSGLESESDPYADDEISIVPQVELTVPKTDDPTAPTVTFRMWVLGIAACVLLSFVNQFFWYRTNPLTISSVSAQIAVVPIGHLMAKVLPTRRFFQGTRWSFTMNPGPFSTKEHVLITVFANSGSGAVYASHILSAVKLFYKRRLDFFPALLIMITTQVLGFGWAGLYRKHLVEPGEMWWPSNLVQVSLFRALHEKEVKSKWGITRNQFFVIALVTSFSYYILPGYLFSLLTTVSWLCWIRPKSILVNQLGSGSVGLGIGAFGLDWATIASYLGSPLASPFFATANIAVGFFLLMYVITPLSYYLDFFHARTFPIYSGKLFVSNGQEYKVRNIINDEFRLDHKAYAEAGPVHMSTFFAVSYGLGFATLTASVVHVLLFNGKDLWNQSKGVLRGNKKMDIHTKIMKRNYKEVPLWWFLSIFAVNIAVVIFMCFYYKTQIQLPWWGAFLACLIAIFFTPLVGVIKATTNQAPGLNIITEYIIGYAYPERPVANICFKTYGYISMSQSLTFLADLKLGAYMKIPPRTMFMAQVVGTLVAVLVYASTAWWLMAEIPNLCDTSLLPPGSQWTCPTDRVFFDASVIWGLVGPRRMFGDLGEYANINWFFLGGAIAPALVYLATRIFPKKKWISNIHMPVLIGATAIMPPATAVNFTSWLVMAFVFGHFVFKYKREWWQRYNYVLSGGMDAGTGFMSVLLFLALQRSDIMLGWWGNSGEGCPVAKCPTAKGVIVHGCPVF